GCGCCACGAACTGACCACCGCGTTCAACCGCCTCGTCGCCCTGCCCCGACCGGCCACCTGACCGACGACCTCACCGCTGACCACCCACGACCCGAGGACCCCGGAGCACCCGGCCACCGCGCCGGGCCACCGGCATGCCCACCGTCCGACAACAGCCCCGCGACCCCGGCCACAGGGATCACCCCAGATCAGCCAACGCGAACCGAAACAGCGAGGCTAGTACTCCAGTGGCACTTCTCCATTTGTCCTGGTCACAGGGCGCTTTTTGAGTCTACTGAGCTGACGTTGCGTCAGGGTAGTGGTGGATCGTGACTCACCCGATCGGGGTGCGTTGAACCAGTCATGGAGGCGGCGAGTGATGTCGAAGTAGGTCTGTGGGATGCCGAGTTGGAGTCGTTGCTGTTGCGGGTGGGCGAGCGGTTCGGCCGTGCCGAGCCGCGGCGGCGGATGCGGGACTACGTGCGCGGTCTGCTGGGTCCGGTGGGCAGGAAGAACAGCTGGCAGATAGCCGAGTACGCGGGTCATGACTCCCCGCATGGACTCCAGCGGCTGCTGTCCTGGTGCCAGTGGGATCCGGAGGAGATCCGCGACGACCTGCAGGACTACGTGGCTGAGCGGCTCGGGCAGCCGGATGGCGTGCTGATCGTCGACGACACCGGGTTCTTGAAGAAGGGCACCGTTTCCGCCGGCGTCCAGCGCCAATATTCCGGGACGGCGGGGCGCACGGAAAATTGCCAGATCGGGGTGTTCGCCGCCTACGCCTCCGCCAAGGGCCGGGCCCTGGTGGACCGCGAGCTTTACCTACCCAGATCCTGGACCGAGGATCCCGATCGGTGCCGCGCCGCCCGGATCCCCGAAGGTAAGTCGTTCGCGACCAAGCCGGAGCTGGCACGCGTCATGGTCCGGCGGGCGTTGGACTCCGCCCTGCCGATCGCCTGGGTGACCGCGGACGCGGCCTACGGGCAGGAGTGGAACTTCCGGCGCATGCTGGAGGAGGCCGGTGTGGGCTATGTCCTGGCGGTACCCAAGTCACAGCAGGTCAAGTCACCTGCGGGGAGCTGGCGTATCGATCATGTCCTGACCGGCGCCCCGGCCGAGGCCTGGGAGCGGATCTCCTGCGGGGACGGTGCGAAGGGGCCGCGAGTCTACGACTGGGCCGCGGCCAAGCTGCCCACCATCGAGGGATCAGACCCTGCCCACCACCGCTGGGTACTGGCCCGCCGCAGCCTCGCACGTCCCGAGGAGGTCGCCCACTACCTCGCATTCGCCCCTGCGGACACCAGCGTCGCACAGCTGGTCCGGGTAGCCGGCGCCCGGTGGGCCATTGAGGAGTGCTTCCAGGCAGCGAAGAACGAGTGCGGCCTGGACCAGTACGAGGTCCGCCGCTATGTCGGCTGGTACCGCCACATCACCCTGGCCATGCTCGCGCATGCCTTCCTGGCCGCCAAGACCGCCCACGCCCTCGAAAAGGGGGCCGAAGAAACGGTTCGAGCAGCCTCGTTCCCCTCACCGTGGCAGAAGTCCGACGGCTCCTGGACCTTGCCCATCCCCCCACAGCCCGGCACCGGTCACCCACGCACCGGCTCCACTGGTCCCACTGGCGCCGACGCCATCAGGCCATCGCCCGCCGCTGCCACTACCAGCGTCGCACGCACCCCGATCGGGTGAGTCACGATCCACCACTACCCTGACGCAACGTCAGCTCAGTAGACTCAAAAAGCACCCTGTGACCAGGACAAATGGAGAAGTGCCACTGGAGTACTAATACTCCAGTGCGGTTTCGCGATCTTGTCGGTTTCGTGGTCTACCGTGCCTGGTCATGGGCTACGACGTGCACATCACGCGGCGCGAGAACTGGTGGGATGAGCAGGGGCCGGACATCGCCAGGGCGGAATGGGAAGCGATGGTTGCTGCCGATCCTGGCCTCGCGGTGGTCCCGCTTTGGTGGAGCGCCGGGCGGATCGCGTCCAAGAACCCGAGCGATGCGGTGATCGCGAAGATGTGCGAGGTGGCGAGGGTGCTCGACGCACTCAGTGTACGCACCCTCACTCCCGCAGCACGATCCAGATGCCCTTCCTGGACATCGTCAGTTGGCGGGGTAGCGGGCATCCCTGTCGATGCCCAGCTCGAAGTCGAGCGCGTACCGGTTCGCGGGCATGGCACCGGCGGCCTTCGCGCCATCCACCGCAAGAGCGATGCCATTGACAAACCTTGACTCGTCGCTAGCCAGGAAGACCACCGCCTTGGCGACCTCCCACGGCTGCCCGACCCGGGCGGCCGGGGTGCTGGCCGAGAACCTGCGCTGGAGATCGTCCGAGGCCACTTGGTCCGCGTTCTCGACCGTCCCGAGGAGCATGTCCGTCATGATCCCCCCGGGGTTGACGGTGTTGGCGCGGATGCCCTGGTGGGCATGGGCAACGGCGATCGACTTGGCCAGGCCGACCAGCGCGTGCTTGCTGGCATTGTAGACCGGGTCCGCCGGCCGGCCCATCAGTCCCCCGTTGGACGAGTTGATGACGATGCTGCCACCGCCTCCGCGGATCATGTGCGGCAACACCTCACGGACCGCCAGGAACGTACTGCGGACATTGAGGGAGAAGACGCTGTTGAAGTCCTCCACCGTGGCGTCGGCGAGCGGCTTGCCCAGGTGGATGCCCACGTTGCTGAATAGCACGTCCACCCGGCCGGTTTCCGCCACCACCGAGGCGACGAACGCCGCGACTTGGTGCTCGTTCGTGGCGTCCACGATGCTGTGGGAGCACTGAGCGGACAGCTCCGGGTCGTCAATCTCGCGGATGTCGCAGGAGTATACCTGCGCCCCCTCGGCAACGCACTCGCGAGCGGTCGCCGCTCCGATTCCACGCGCACCGCCGAATACCACGACGACCTTGTTTTTAAGCCTGTTCATACGGTCTCCCAATTCTCGCAGGCATTCTCAGTGGAAATGATTTCCCCCTGAACAAGATGAGCAAAGGCCGATTCCACCATCGATGGATGACCGCACAGCGGTGTCCCGCTGCTTGCGCGCCGCCGTGGCGGCCAAGTAAGCGGCGTGGCATCCATGATCACAAACTAGGACCCAATGGTGCTTCTCGCCTCACGGCGAGAGAATCCGGGTGAATCCCGGGCCCTGTGTTGTCGGCGGACGGCGGGCTGCGTCTGCGACAATTATCTCGGGTCGTCGGTTATGGCGGGGCCGAAGTCAACTCCTCCCACGCGGCCGCCGTCTCCCACCCCGACGACGTGACCCGCCTCATCCTGAGCGCCGCACACACGGTGGGCTGACCGTCCCTGATCTTGGACGGCGGGTACCCCGGGCTGCACGCGTGACCGGCCATGATCCGGCGCCCGGCCGGTCACGCATCTGCTCCGACGGGCTCTTCAGACCAGGGATACATCCCTGGTCAGCGATGCTGATCGCTGAGTTCGTGTGGGTGCAGGAGCTCCAGGCGAGTACGGACGACCAGGTCGGCACTGCGGGCGAAGAAGTGCTGGATATGGGGTTGGGTGCCGTGTGTCTCAAAGGCCGCACGGTCGCGGTAGACCTCGAAGAAGATGCGGGCCAAGGGCTCGCCCTCAACGCTGTGGATGGCATAGGTCTGGACGTCCGGCTCCAGTTCGCGAACGTCTGCGGCTGTCTGGGCGGCAAGTGCGTCGAACGCTGTGGCGGCGGTCTCGTCGGCAAGGTCGAATCTGACGGTGAGGGCGAACATGCCTGTCCTTGTCTATGCGTGCAGGGAGTGGGGGCCGGTGTGTGGGGCTATTTCCCGCTTGCTGGCCGGCGGCGGATCAGGAAACCGTGAGGACGAGCTTTCCGAGCATCCCGCTTGTCTGCGCCAGGCGGTGGGCCTCAGCGGCCTGCTCAAGGGGGAAGGTCTGCGCGATCAGTGGGCGCAGCAACCCGGCCTCGAACAGCTTGGTGATCTCCAGAAGCCCTGCTCGATCGGGCTGGACCAGCATGAAACCGGCTGCGATGCCGCGTTCGGCGGCCTCGGCTTTCACCGCATCCTCCTGCGGGGAGGGCAGGGAGACCAAGGTCGCACCGTCCTTGAGGGTGGCCAGGGTTGCGGAGGTGTTCGCACCGCCGAGCGTGTCAAGGACCATGTCGACGTCGCGGACCGTGGCGTTGACGTCTACCTGGCTGTAGTCGATGAGTTCGTCGGCGCCCAGTTCGCGCAGCGTCTGGTGGGCGTGCGGGCGGGCGGTGCCGATGACGTACGCCCCGCGGGCCTTGGCGATCTGCACGGCGAAGTGGCCCACCCCGCCTGCGGCCGCGTGGATGAGTACGCGCTGCCCGGGTTGTACGACTCCGGCCTCCAGCAGAGCCTGACGAGCGGTAAGGGCTGCCAGCGGGAGTGCCGCCGCCTCGACGTGACTCAGTCCTGCAGGCTTGTGAGCGAAGTCCCGGGCTGGGCCCGTTACGTATTGGGCGTAGCCGCCGGCCTGTCCGGGGAAGCGAGGCATGCCGTAGACCTCATCACCAGGCTTGAACAGCCGCACCCCCGGGCCAACTGCCTCGACGACGCCGGAGACGTCCCAACCCAGGATGAACGGGGGCTCGCCGAGGAAGGCGCCGTGCTCGCGGGTCTTGAGGTCGATCGGGTTGATGCCGGCCGCGCGCACCCTCACCGCGATCTCACCGAGCCCCGCCTGGGGTCGCGCCGTCGTGGTCCAGCGCAGCACCTCCGGGCCGCCGAGAATGTCCTGGGTGATCGCTTGCATCGTGGTGTCGCTCATAGGGTGTCCTTCTTTTGGGCCGGGGTGTGCTGCGGCTGGTTCGGAGGTGGCCGCGCAGATTGGGGGCATCCGCGCGTTGGGGCCGTCAGAGCCTCGCGCACGGGTCCGGCGAGGTGCCGTTCGCCGGGCAAGGTTGGGTGGGGCGTAAAGGACCTTCGAGAATGCCACACAATTATTGCCTAAGCAATAATTGGCGCGGTACTCTATTCGCAAAGAAGCTGATCAGTGAGGGTGTCAGGCTCGAGTCACTTCGGTCCATGGCCTGTCGTGCCAGGACACCTCGGCTCCGCGCCTTCCAGCAGCCCGGACATGCGCAGGATCGAGCACCCGGCTCGTCCCTCGCTTCGGTGGCTGCCCCGGGCGGCGTGCCGATGGCCGGGCTTGCGGGGTGCCGGCAGGTTGTCAGCCTGATGCTCGCGAGTTGAGCATCGCCCAAGGGTCGCCCGGTCCGGGCGCGCTCCTCACCGCCGCTCCCCCACTGGCGCCGAGAATAGATGCCGCTGCGCGCGCACAGGGCCGTCTGTCGTCGATCGCGTCGGCTTGCTCACAGCTTTGCCGCGCTTTTGGGGAGACTGGCGTCCTCGCCTGCCGCCACCTCCACGCCCGGCACGTACCCTGGCTCCTTCCACTTGTTGCTCCAGCTCCGACGGCCGGTGGGGTGCAGGACAAGCTGAGGCAGTGCCATTTGACGGCGGCCTGGCCCGCCCGCGCCGGCCCAGATCCTGCTCTGCCTGCCCCCAGGCTGTGGCGCAGCGCGCGGTTGACCTCCCCTCCCCGGTCCAGGCAGGAGGTCCTGCCCGGCCGCGAGTGCGGCCCACACAGCGTTTTCAGCGTTGCCTCTCGAGAGTGAGGACGGCCTTGGCCGCTGACTGGAGCCAGCCTGGGCTGCAGCGTGCATGGCGGAAGATTCGCCAGCGTTTGACGGTGGCGACGCCGCGTTCGACCGGGCAGCGCAGCCGGGCGTGGGCCTTGTTCAGCGACCTCTCCTTGGCGGTGAGCTCCTGCTTGGGTCGGCGGCGGACCGGGACGGCGATGCCTGGGCCGGCTCCGGTGTAAGCGACGAACAGGAGTCGTTTTCGAAGCAGGGGCGGTTTGGCTCGGCCGAACATGCCGCGCTTGAGCGCCTTGAGGTCGTTGACACGGCCCTCGACCGGGCCGGACGACCAGTCGGTGCTCATGCCGTAGACGACGGCGTCGAGGTCGGGAAACAGTGGCATGCTGCGGACACGCCACTACTTCGGGGCGGTGGCATTTTCGGCGGCTTCGGTGCGGCCTCGCCATGACGTGATCTTCACCCAGTCGATGTACAGGTGCTGCGTTGCGTAGGCGTAGTCTCCCGACCAGGGGGCGGGCCAGCCCCCTACCCAGAGCTGGGCGGGGTGGGTAGGGACGTTCGCGTTTGTCATGGCGTAGCGCACCCCGTCGACGTACCAGTCGATGTGTGCGGGGCCCTGGCCTGCGCTCCCGTCGTACCAGTCCCAGCGGTAGGTGTGGAATCGGCCGTCGTTTTGCGGTGTCCCCACGTCGGAGATCATGTTCGTGGCACCGTCTTGGCCGGCGTAGGAGTTGAAGCCGACCAGTGACGGCCTGGCGTCCTGGCCGGCGTTGGCCGCGACCTCGGTGTCGATTTCCGTATAGGCCCCGTTGCCCGGGTCGTAGTAGTTCCAGATGCATGAGCAGCCACCGCCGAGCGGCATGGTCTTCATGCGCACCTCGTAGCGGCCCGAGCCAAACGCTGCTGTGGTCCACAGCAAGCCACCGGTCCGTTTGCCCGTGGACGCCGGTGCATAGCAGGAGGGCAGGACCGCCGGCGTACAGCCCGGAATCTGGATGACACCTCTGACGGCATCCTTCGCCCCGTCGTCGTACTTGTCGCCGCGCAGGGCCACATCCAGCACGGAGACAACGCCAGGTCCGTCCGGCACGGAATGCACAGAGAGGTTTTGCGGAATGGCTCCGTTGTTCATCGGAGACGACAAGATCCTGAAGGGACCCTCGTACCACTTGGCGCTGTCGACCCGTGTTCCGCCGAAGTCGTCGTAGAAAACCACCCGGCCCGGAACGGGCAGGATGGCGGCGCCCTGCGCCGATGGCGGAAGACCCACACAGACGACCGAGGTCAGGGAGAGCGACAGCATCCACCGGACTCTTCCGAAGCGACCGAGCTGCCACGTGCCCCCCACGCCGGTGATCACCCGAGGGCGGGCCGAAGCGAGCCCTGTCAGAACTGTGCTTTCGAACACGGAACTGCTCCCTATCGCCAGATCCCCGACCCGCCCAGTCTCGGTGAGGAACTCCCGATCCGCATCCCGTGCCTGACCAGGCATCACCGCGCGCGATTGGAACTCGCCGGGCCAGAACCCGACAAGGACGCGTGCAACCGCCGGCTTGGGTCACCGAACCTTCGGCTGGCGGAGCTGTGGCTTGGACTGTGCGATCGATCTGCCACGATTTTCGTGTTCGGGATGCGGTGACGGACTGTGATGTTGATCAGGCGGGCAGGACCCGTTTGCAAAACAGTGGGAACCAGGGCCGGCCGAACATCTGCCGCATGAGCATTTGCCTTGGGCAGGGTGCAGCGGCGGGTGCCAGCGCCGATCTTCAAAACAGGGCCAGGCCCTCACCGCTGGTGTCCGCGACGACGGGCCGAAACTGGGCGGGAATGCCGTCGTGACGGCCGGGTCCGGCCGCAGCGGCCACACCAGGGGCCGTGGCGGCCAGCCACGGCCGGAACCGGTCGACCGCGTCACGGTAAGAGACCCGCGCCACAGCGATCCCGGCCCGGGAGATCCGCGACATGATGGGCGCGCTCCAGCACCGCGCCCAGGTCGCCATCTTCGTCACCACCTCCCGGTTCACCCGCCCCGCCCAGGCCCTGTGCTGACTTCCCGGCGGCGGGCGTCGAGCCAGTCTCGGTCCGCAAGTACGATGGCCGGTCTGTCGCCGGGACTGCGGGGTAGGTGTGGGCGGCGGGTCCTCAGTTCGGCCGCCAGCTGACCGATCGTTTCCTGGACGACGAGGCCCAGGTTCTGGTCGCGCCCGACGACGGCGTAGACGGCTGCGGCTGCGGTGGCGGGCAGTAGCGGCACGAGCCACCAGTTGCTCCAGGACGTGGCGGCGGTCACGCACAGCAGCGCCAGGATGCTGGCGAGCCCGGCGGATGCGCACCTCACGGCGCGCAGCGCGGTGCCGCGAGCGTTCACGTGGAGTGTTCCGGAGGGGAGGTCCCCGCGCAGGCCGGCCCGGATCCAG
The genomic region above belongs to Streptacidiphilus rugosus AM-16 and contains:
- a CDS encoding transposase family protein — encoded protein: MPLFPDLDAVVYGMSTDWSSGPVEGRVNDLKALKRGMFGRAKPPLLRKRLLFVAYTGAGPGIAVPVRRRPKQELTAKERSLNKAHARLRCPVERGVATVKRWRIFRHARCSPGWLQSAAKAVLTLERQR
- a CDS encoding SDR family NAD(P)-dependent oxidoreductase; this translates as MNRLKNKVVVVFGGARGIGAATARECVAEGAQVYSCDIREIDDPELSAQCSHSIVDATNEHQVAAFVASVVAETGRVDVLFSNVGIHLGKPLADATVEDFNSVFSLNVRSTFLAVREVLPHMIRGGGGSIVINSSNGGLMGRPADPVYNASKHALVGLAKSIAVAHAHQGIRANTVNPGGIMTDMLLGTVENADQVASDDLQRRFSASTPAARVGQPWEVAKAVVFLASDESRFVNGIALAVDGAKAAGAMPANRYALDFELGIDRDARYPAN
- a CDS encoding restriction endonuclease codes for the protein MGALQHRAQVAIFVTTSRFTRPAQALC
- a CDS encoding putative quinol monooxygenase, which encodes MFALTVRFDLADETAATAFDALAAQTAADVRELEPDVQTYAIHSVEGEPLARIFFEVYRDRAAFETHGTQPHIQHFFARSADLVVRTRLELLHPHELSDQHR
- a CDS encoding glycoside hydrolase family 16 protein, which produces MFESTVLTGLASARPRVITGVGGTWQLGRFGRVRWMLSLSLTSVVCVGLPPSAQGAAILPVPGRVVFYDDFGGTRVDSAKWYEGPFRILSSPMNNGAIPQNLSVHSVPDGPGVVSVLDVALRGDKYDDGAKDAVRGVIQIPGCTPAVLPSCYAPASTGKRTGGLLWTTAAFGSGRYEVRMKTMPLGGGCSCIWNYYDPGNGAYTEIDTEVAANAGQDARPSLVGFNSYAGQDGATNMISDVGTPQNDGRFHTYRWDWYDGSAGQGPAHIDWYVDGVRYAMTNANVPTHPAQLWVGGWPAPWSGDYAYATQHLYIDWVKITSWRGRTEAAENATAPK
- a CDS encoding NADP-dependent oxidoreductase, translated to MSDTTMQAITQDILGGPEVLRWTTTARPQAGLGEIAVRVRAAGINPIDLKTREHGAFLGEPPFILGWDVSGVVEAVGPGVRLFKPGDEVYGMPRFPGQAGGYAQYVTGPARDFAHKPAGLSHVEAAALPLAALTARQALLEAGVVQPGQRVLIHAAAGGVGHFAVQIAKARGAYVIGTARPHAHQTLRELGADELIDYSQVDVNATVRDVDMVLDTLGGANTSATLATLKDGATLVSLPSPQEDAVKAEAAERGIAAGFMLVQPDRAGLLEITKLFEAGLLRPLIAQTFPLEQAAEAHRLAQTSGMLGKLVLTVS